The genomic region CTTTTAACCGCGAAATTTTGCGGCGGCGGGATAAAAAGCTAATAGAAAGTTCAGTAGAAATTCAACGTAATTATCTAACGAAATCGCTAAGTGTTTCTGCGAAATTTTTTCGTGCGTGTCGGTAGGACTGAAATATTATTCTCACCTGAATCATCGGATGCAGCGGCATCATCGGCTGGTGGACGACATAAAAGGGGGTCGGTGGAGGTGGTGGCGTTTTGGGTGTATGGGTTTGAGCGATAACCCACTGGTGAACCATATTCCTCGTCTTTAATTTACCGGTATCACCGTCGAATTCTCCCCCAACGGCATCAATATCCACCTCATTATCCAACTGATTCTCGTGCTTCTGTTCACTCAGACATCCGCAGAGTTTAGGGGTCAGTGTGACACACGTATATCCAGCGAGAAGTAGCTCTACCAAACTACTCAGCAGGAGGCCGATACTTGCCAATAGTCCCCCCCAATGGCTCTCTATCTCCACTAATTTTCCGTCTTCACTCTGATTTGGGggaaatgggaaaaattaattaatctggTGAAATTTCCGGCGGTTCAAAAAATGGAAGACTGAGTTTGCCtgactttttaaatttttccacgAAGAATTTTAGTGGATATGTCTcttgtttaaaaaatcctttcaTAAATAggttgtgatttttttatcgctgacttatcaattcaattttttacaagTTCAAAACTCTTGAACAATTCCTACTGCCTTCAGTAACTGAGCTTGAACCTTCATTTTACTATttcttaaattaaataatttatcaataaaaatgaatgtcAGGTGTACACGAATTTGTGGTTGTTGAAACTCTCAGGATAAtctatttgaaatttcaagagtCATTTTATGGCAGCCCATAAACCCGatagaaatttattcaatcaaataaaaaaaaatatatccccATACCGATGAGTCTCCGATTTGACCGCATTTAGCCTTGGCTGTGAACTTTCACCGATTctcaattcaaaaattatattcactaACCCAAACCCATTTCCAACAGTTTCTATCTAGCGCGTGTAGCCAATTTCCGAGATCTTATCAAATAGTTTAGattgaattatgaatttctaaaaaatgcgGAGACTTGCGAACGACTGACTGGGCACGAGTGAGCGATCAACGACTGGTTCATTGAGACCAGTGGATGTAGGCCAAAGTGCCTCGAGTGAATATGAATGATGCCTCGGGGATACAAAATAAAGAGTCGAAGAGGTGAAACATTTTTGTCGACTTACTGGTAGAAGTAGTACATCGTCAGGTGTCGATCGTAGGTCTCGGACAATTGCTGTTAGAGCGGTTATTGTGGACATGTTGGACAGGGCAAGGGCCACGAGACTTGAGGCGAGATGAGCTGTTGCGAAACCATTGGATTGTGGGGATCTCCTTGATGTTGTGTCAGCCAGAGTTGCCACAAGACCCAGGGCACCGGCTATGAGGGCAGCAGCTCCCGCCCACAGGCCTGCACCTGACGAGCCCAGGGAGACACCGTGGACCAGCACTAGGACTCCGAATACCACGAGAACGAGTCCTATTTGGGGGGAATTGaatggagaaaatttttaatttagaatCACCGGGatatttcgaggaaatttcaTGTTTCATTCTGTCCGAAAATGGAAGTTAAGATGTTAAATCGATGCCTTGAGTGCGATTCAAATGCATTTAATTCCTGGTAAAATTATCAACGTGAAAAATCTCTAGACGATTTCGAAAAAATCGTTGTACGGTGAAAATTGAgtcttcataaattatttatggaaaAGACGTCCTAATTCCGGGAATTTGCAATTTATCTGATGTTTTATAAATCTTCCGCAACTAGAGgactttccattttttttctactgcaCTAAATGTTCTCTAAGTGTGTAAAATGGAGAATCGAATTTAGATGGCTAGAGATTAAATCAGAAAATCAGAGATAAACCCTGGTCATCAGGgaagtgcaaaaaaaatttcgaatcagctgaaaaatttttcggaatttatttggaaaatttcttagaattttcattaattaatggggataatttttaataatccgTTAATTACTCATGGTAAAGAGAAGAaattaggaaaaaattatatggaaCGCACTTAAtactttcaattgaaaattatcattacAGTAAATATGATGTCCCCCACTTTTCTCAAGTCATCAATTTTCCGCTCGATTCTCACGACAAATGTCCAGAAAAAAAGGATAGTTTCTCAAAAGTTGATTGTCTCTATAATGTGAAAATAATCCCATAAAATAAAACCACAAAAAATGAGAAAGCCGTTCGGTAACTCGATAGGGAATGTTCCACCGAGGAGAATGCGCCCAAttacataaaaattgaatgacaACATTCACAAGAACCTTTGACTGTTGTATCCACCGAATCGATGATTTTCCCGGTCTGCATTTTGTACCATCTCTGATGGAAGAAATTTACACTCGTGAAAAAGTTTTACCGAGAATCGCATTTCTACGGGAACTCCATAGGCGTTTTATCGtagttttatttaaatgacatCAAAAAGTGGGTCAATTAGTCAATTATCATAATTCCGCGTTTCCCGAACGTAATTTCCTTcatagaaaaattgatttttgacaTCGAAAATCGACAAACTTTATCCCAAAGAAATTCTCCCAAAAcatttaataaaacaaaataaaacttcctaattagtgaaaaatcatcaagagacctacaattcaataaataccGCGGAAGAAGCTCGAGAAAGGCTTCGAAgctgagtaaaaaaaataaaaaatctgccTTTTTACGCggaattccattaaatttttcacgagtgcaattgtCGAGCGAGACCGCGGCACCTGCTCTAGAACCCCACAAACTCATCTTATCTGTCTCCATACCCACCGAGTAACAACTGTCCACAGGACGTCAGCATCATAACATTGCCATCATTCCTCTGTTTTCTTCCATCTTTCCCCTGGAATTTTCGTTTCTGGTGATTATCCTCCCCTCGTTCGGTAGTTCTCCTCTCCTGCGTCGGACTATTCTGTATCAAAACCACCTTGGAGTGCTTGGACTCCCTGCAGCTCTCGGTCTTGGAGTCCCCAGTGCCTCCAGAGTTCTTGGATACATCCGAAACATTGGACTCCTGGCTCCTCACCGTGCAATCAAGCGCTATTTCCTTATCCATATTTCTTCTCAATGACAATCCCCTTCGTTTCGCACTTTTCAATCATCAATTTCCACATTTCACTCCCAACAATTGATTATCATTTCAACACAACTTTGTCACCACTGATCGAAACTTCCCGCGGAACCGATTGAATTTGTAAAATTAATGGATATCGattattgatgaatttattattttgaaaattttattctctcgaTCTATTGCTTCatttttcgatgaattttaGATGAATCGTCACATCTGTTTCGCTGGGTTCACCGGAGTGTGGTAATGGCCCAGAGTAAGAGCGTAATAGTGCGCTTGGTCAGTGACTGACTCCGACTGGCTGGCGTTCACCGAGTCTCGGGTAGAGTAAGCTCGGTCCCAGAGGCCGATACAAGTGGGATCGGGCAAATTGCAATCGTTCTCTCATTAAACTCATGCATTACCACTGCACACTTCCACTGGCAATGGCCAAAAACATTTTACTTCCCTCCAGTATTTTCTTGCATCTCCATTTCtttatcattaaattaatattctcCATTGCAGTAGTTAAATTATCGTCATTAAATTACGTAAAAATGAGGggagagtgaaatagagattCCCGGGGATTGCAAAATTACGTGGAGATGTGgaggaaagaaaaatcataatgCGAGTTGAAAAGAATTCTGCTCGAGTTTTATGACCCATTATTCAGATAATACGTTCGATGAATTTTCGAACGATTGGCGAAAGCGCAACTCCAGATCAAGAGTTGTACGTATGAACTTTTCTCTTATTCCAGTCATACTGCGGCTGAGGGTAATACACGGCCAATTGATTGTCTTTTTTTCACTTGCTCCTCGGAGATATCTCTCTCGCGTTTCTACTCgcgcttgatttttttttcaccgccaCTGGCATTCACCTGAAGGAAATAGTATAGTGTGTTTACACGTAAAATACTTGTACTTGTGTTGTGCACATGCCAGCGCTGATCTGGGATGAAGGGATAAGGATTTATGCCGTTTGGTCTCTGAGGAGTGAGGGATTTTGTGCGGAAACAGGGCTTTGGGGTACGTAGGACCCTTTTTTGGGGATTCGGGATCACCGGAGAGTCACTTGCAAAATCTATCATCtcactgattatttttattttttatacttGGGATAATTGAATGTCTGGACTTGTTAGATTATTGACTGGCTTCTATGATCACGTCGTGTCCTCCacgtttctatttttttccatctgcACCTGAACTGTTGTAATTTCGTCGTGTTTTGGATTTTCGTGAATATTTAAAAGATCCAATTAAcacagaaaataattatttaaacataTTCGAGCTTGCAGTAATTAGTTCCAATCTTGTAACGAAAAACTGAAGATAATTTTACGTGGATGtctttaataaattatgagaatagaattttgataaattagccCCCAGTTTTAAGCCCTTCAATGGACAATTTTCATCGCCAAAATCGATCTCCATACATCCAGCtatatcaacaattttttctgatgTGTGAAGAAGAAATTGAACTACACTGCATCcatgaatttatatttaacaTTAAGTTTCACATCCTTACTGTACATCGTTGCGGTTCGGGACTCGCGTGCACTCGctacgaaaaattttaatgcttAATCACAAGTTTACGGTACATATAtgagtttttttatattccgtAGAAATCCAGAGCTGGAATAATGCGAAACACTAATTAGAATCAtgcatttataaattatttacatgGAAATACTCAATgggatttaatttatttttcattgaggcATTTGGTTTCGTCCCCGGCGGCGGAATTTCAGGGAAAATGGTTGAGGCATCTTGAAGAGCCATTTCAATCTACGGAGATACTTTTCCAGACGTTTCTCTGCCTTTCTACCCAAGCATCCAGTGCGCCGGGGAGAAATGTTCTCTGGTTGTGGGCCTCCGACCAGTTTCCTTTGTAAATTTAATGTGCATTTGGCATTCATTGATTCCTGTCTTCATCAATGAATTCACCTTCACTGGATtatcaatttcataattttcttgatGGAGATAAGATTCAGTCTCTCTTTTCACTTACGTCATTTCCCATAGATTATTTCCGTAAACATTGAGCGgtgatttcattatttcaaagTAGAAAtcgcaattttatttatcactcTTTACCgtttgaaatgttttttccgcaagattgataaaataatagCACAGTTCTAATTTAGGATAACGACCTGTTTGAACACgtcttcaaattattttttcaaaatcttcaAACAATCATCTATAGCCATATCTACtgtttgtttataatttttcctgactAATTCGTGAAAATTCAAACTTTTGAATTGACTTGAAATTCATGAAGACAATTTAATGATCGAATTTCCTCAATATTTTACTCTAAAAATTATGATCtcgaaatgtttaaaaaattcaaagagaaACTTTGAAATCTCTAGTTTAAACTGCTGATTTAATTCGGAATTATCGAAGAAAAAGTGTTATTTCGTCATTGAATGCGGAAATCGCAGCGTCCACTGACAGACCGGAAAGAGGAAAAGAAGTATTATCCACACGGAAAGGAATAGattcattttccattcatGTATTCCTCCCCCGCTCCTTCCCCTTATAAATTGAAcacatttcaatgatttttcgacGTGTGAAGCGCGTAAAACAACAAATTCCCTATAGGCGGATGAATTTGTTGCATCTCGCTGATTGCTCCCGCATATATTATCTCCTATGCGGGCACAtaatatgaaatgaaaaaactttCATCACGTTCCTGTTACGTATGATCAAAACCACTGGACAATTAATATTCATAATGCACAATTAGAGCGGAAGAGCATTCCGGGAGTATTTTCACAAAGTATTTGACAGTTAAAATTCgctaaataattcatcaaacGTTTTGAATGGAGAAAGTCACTGGTATTTTTGTGGAACTATAAATGTACGAGTGAATGTGACAGAATGTACGTTTTATTCACGATTTAATGCTGTGATGTGGCCTCGGGAAAACCTTTCGAACAATTTTATGACTTATTTAAGCAGGTGGAAAAGTATTTAATCGATAATAAATTCAGTAATGCATCCTTTTTACGATTAATTGATGCAATTTTGTATTCCATATTACGAATTTATTCAGTCTTTTGATTTCTGAATAATCACGCACGACAAAATTTAACAGAAACAACTGGCTAATTTTCATGGAACtctattcaattttccattagTTCTGGATCAAATTCTTCGATAATTGCAAATATTAACGGAACAAACTATCTAGAGAATAATcagtaaaatttaattgttttgcGTGCGTCATTCCATAACGATATTTCTGATAAAAggattaaaaatccaaaaaaagcTTAATGGGCAGATAAAATTGTATACATTccctaaatgaaaaaaaaatgaaattatgaaGATTTGGCTATCGAATTCATGAGATTTTCCTCGTGAAAATGCCaacttattaaataatttgacaTTTTCCCTTTCGCTGAAATTCCAGCCACACCTGTGGACCAGAAGAAAAAGCGTATCGTATTACCAGCGAAAATTAAACGAAACATAGTCACATTCTGATAACCACTTTTCACTAATTTCTCGGTTTGTATATCCAAAGCACTCTCAATCCTCCCATATTTCACGAAAGCTGAGATCTAGGGTGCGTGTGAAGTCGAAGCAAGTAGCATGGAAATAATTCGTATGGAATGTAGGTGGGTACCCTTGAATGAGCAGCATTTCATCAGCGAGAGATAATCACGTAGTGATATTGGTATTTTGTTGAAGTACTCAACGATCAGTTGTTTTTTACTGTATTGGCAATGCACATTTGAATAATCCTTGtttcttattattttctcatcgTGGGGAACAATGGCCTGTGGGGGTACGACATCCGGTGGCATTTCTGCAATACTCCCTTATTTGTCTGTCCAATTATTTGATTATGCATTGAGTACATAATTATGTAAACAAATGATTgacagataatttttaatgtagTAAGAATTTTAACGACTTTATCGTccgttttttaaatatattcctaaggaatttttttctgttttaccGCCTTTCAAAATTCCCGAACTGATTAATTGT from Diachasmimorpha longicaudata isolate KC_UGA_2023 chromosome 1, iyDiaLong2, whole genome shotgun sequence harbors:
- the LOC135165498 gene encoding uncharacterized protein LOC135165498, coding for MDKEIALDCTVRSQESNVSDVSKNSGGTGDSKTESCRESKHSKVVLIQNSPTQERRTTERGEDNHQKRKFQGKDGRKQRNDGNVMMLTSCGQLLLGLVLVVFGVLVLVHGVSLGSSGAGLWAGAAALIAGALGLVATLADTTSRRSPQSNGFATAHLASSLVALALSNMSTITALTAIVRDLRSTPDDVLLLPSEDGKLVEIESHWGGLLASIGLLLSSLVELLLAGYTCVTLTPKLCGCLSEQKHENQLDNEVDIDAVGGEFDGDTGKLKTRNMVHQWVIAQTHTPKTPPPPPTPFYVVHQPMMPLHPMIQAPYGGPHGKYPAHYIPTYGPVPIIPHLMASPGRPPMQMYRSRRTRYPPLEHEEASMDQRRTREGKNQSTKQMTSIDEDENVGDLARTYTGLDKKISEEFISICMDPERKSKASSHHGSEIAGSSAAKNS